The genome window TTGCTGGGCCATGAGCAGCAGCATCTGGTTGTCGATGAAGTCGCGGTACTGCTGCAGCGGCTGGCCCAGGCGCAGCTCCAGGGCCTGGCGGATCTGCGCGCAGAGCCACAGCGCCACCACCGAGGCTCAGGGGGTCCCTTGCAAGTGCCCGGATGCCCCACCCTGCCCTCTGGGGCCTCAGAGGGCCTGACCTCCCGTCTAGGCAGAGGAACTGAGGCCAGATACGGGGGACCGGCTCAggacaggaggaaagggaggtgggaagaaagagaggaaattgCCCCAGTTGGAGGACACCTGCCGGCATCAgacgccccctccccctgctctgtagGGGGGGcgctccctcctcacccctgttcctcccccttccctggcaCCAGCCCacttctttgggttttctgtgctttttggtggttttgtttgtttgtttttaaagtaagctctacacccaaaatgggacttgaactcatgaccccgagctCAAGTCCCATGCTCTCCCGACTGAGCCCACCTCTTTGGACGTGACGCTCTCCAGGTCACTGGTGTCCAGCACCTCCCACAGCTCAGCCCGGATCGCCTGCTCCATCTGCTCCTGCTCTGAGGGCCTGGGAGCCGAGCCCGTCAGTCCCGGGCCCCCTGCCCCAAGCCGCCACGGcagcctccctgtcctcccctccccgcaCTGACCGGCCGGGCTCGGCGCTGGGAGGCCGCAGGGACTCCAGGTCAGCCATAGCCATCCACTCGTTGAGGCAGCTTTGGTCAGAGCTCAGTCTCTCCTGGTAGTGTCCAGCCCAGGTCAGGGCGCTGCCCCCCGGCACCAGGCCGCTGCCGAGGGCCGCCTCACATGCCTGGTGCAGCACCTGGAGCGTGGCCCTGGGACGGGGGAGAGGCGGGCTCACACTGTCCTCCCCGCCACCCCTCCCCAGACCCTCGGCCATCTCTGAGAAGAGGAGGCCGGCGTGAGAGTGGGGCCATCCTAACCCTCACCACATAGTCTGGATGGAGATCGGCTTGAAGATTCGACTTTGCCCACCGGACGTCACACTGAAGCCCCTGAGGGAGATGGGGTGCGGGTGAGACCCAACCCCAGgctctgggacagagccctgagaGGCTAGCCCACGAGCCACCCCATGAGGCTGGTCCTCAGGGTCTGTACGCGCGTCACCAGGCTTCAAGATAAGCCTCGTTTGCCAGATATGGGGTAGCCGAGGCCCAGAGAAGCTAGGCAACTTGCCTAGGATCACACAGCAAATCCAAGGTAAGGATGAGTAGACCCAGACCCCAGACGTCCAGCCCGGAGTTCGTCCTCTGCTCCCCAGTGCCCAGCTGCCCCGTCACACACGTCCCCCTGcgggccccacccctcccccttctcctcccccagtcGCCACCTCTTACCCATCTCCATCTAGGTACACCTGGGTGTCACTCCAGAGAGGCAAGACCAGGCCCAGGGTGCAGCTGGGGGAACTGGCAGGGGACAGAAGAAGAGCCGTTGCCCTCCAGCATCTCACTTCCTCGCCCCCTCCcgtcctctccctgctcccacctgctATCCGGGAAGTCCACCCCCAGGAGGACGGTCTCATCCCGGCGCAGGTGTTCTCTTGTGGAAACGACCAGCAGGTAGCGGAGCCGGGGGGGCCGGGCTGCCTCCAGCTGGGCTGCCTGCGGAAGACGGGAAGCCAGAAGCCCAGGGTGACAGGGGCCCAAGGAgaccccgcaccccccacccctgcctgacACACCCCTGGGCCTAGAACAGACCCTCCTCTTCTCAGATACCAGATTAGGAGCTATCACCTGACGATTCCCCACTTTAGGATTTCATGGTCCCACAAAAcgtttaagaagatttttttcttaaagggcaTATGTATGGCGAGAGGGGAAAACGGGCCTGACATCGTCCATTTTCAATTTCTGCCCAGGACGGGGCTTAGGAAAAAAACCTCTTCATTTGCCATTGCCGTCATTTGATTCCAGAAAGGTTTGTCACCCCGGAAATACTGAGGACACAATCCCCAACAAAGGATGGTGCGTCCAGGGAATAAATTCAGCTGCAGAAAGCctgtctgcttttgtttttctcagtttcGTTCTTCCCACCTTGCAGTAGGTAGTGAGGTGCCCCACAGGTGCCTGGGAGCTGGTCCTTGGGCTCGCACCTGGGGCCCCCGGTGCCTGGCCCCCCTCTGGCTCAGCAGGCCCTCCTGAGCGCCAGGCCAGGCCTTCGCAACTCCTGGGGTCAGGAAGGGCGGGCGCGGGTTGCACGGAACCCCGTCTCCGTGTGATTCCCAGCTCTTGGCCCTAAGCCGGCCCAACCGGGTTCAAGCAGGACAGACCTCCCCCCACCGATTCCCACCCTGCCAGAGACCCCAAGACTTGACTGTGCCCGGTCAAACCAACCAGCTGAGACGGCAGGCTCGTCAGTGTTTGGGGGCTCCTGTTACTGCTCCCCACTCAGACACACGGGCGAGCTCCCTTCCACCCTCCTCGCCCCCCCCCTCCAGGGCAGGCTCTCCTCCCTTCTCAAGGGGCTCTGGGCCGCCCCTCACCAGGCGGATGTCGTCCTGCGGCCTCAGCAGTTCCACCATGAGATGTAGGTGCTGGCTCTGCTCCTgcttcctggggctctggggcccGTGCCCGTCATCCGTCTGGTCCCCATGGGGGTGTTCTCCGCCCGGGGGTCTCTCCACCGCCTCGGGACCACCctcagctgcttctccctcatcctctccaTCCTGCAGTCTCAAGACAGCCCCGCGGAGCACGGCAAAGCTCTGCCTGGCAGGGTCCAGGTAAGCCATTAGGGTCCCTCGTACCCCCCAGGACAGGTGCATCCGAATCACCCACCAGGGTTCTTAAAACAGGGGTTGGGCCCCATCCCTGGAGAGTCAGTAGGTCTGGAGCGGAGGtctgagaatgtgcatttctaaccaATGCCCAAGTGCCAAGGCCACCCCATTTGGGGAACTACTGTCTTGGAGGCTCTCAAGCCACTTGTCTAATTGGGGGGCGGGGCAAGggttgctccctttctcttcacaCCTGCCTAACTCGGGAGAGGCTTGGTGGTGATCCAGGAGTCCTCGAGCCCTGTGGTCTCAACCTGCACTTTGGTTTGTGACTAGGCCTAAACCAGGGTCCAGGACGGTGGTGACCAGGGGGAAGATGGAAGCAAAAGCAGCCGGGTCAGGGCTGCAAGCCGACTGCGCCCACCAGCAGTGCCCGCTGCCAACACTGCCCCACACAGTCAGTAGTTGGCTTTGGCTGTGAGTCCTCCAAGGTGGCAGTGGCCAAGCCTGGCAGCTGGACGTGGGTGTCTGTGTTGGGGAGAAGAGCTCACCTTCTCTGGAGCCGGCTTCTCCGCCTGGATGCCTGGTCCTGCTGAGAAAGCGGCCCCCAGGGCAGAGTGAGGCGGGCAGGGCAGTGGCCAGgaccctcctctctgctctcagggctgctagggggaggggtgggatcACCTCCCCCCACAACTAAGGACTAGAACCAGGGAAGGTGTCAAATCCCTTCCGGTTCCAGTCCACtccagtcccctccccacccGGAGGCACTGGGGGAGCCTGGGCCCAGGTCCAGGTAGGGCAGCGTGGGGTGAGAGTGGGTGGGGGTGTTGGAGGTGTCCAAGGGGTTGGCCCAGATCTGCGCCTGGAAGTGGGCAGGGCCTCTGCTGTCTGGGCTGGCGCTTTGGGGCTCCAGGTCTTTGGTCTGAGTTCCTGAGAGCCTCAAGACCCCCTCCCAATCCCCTCCAGCATGATCCTTGGGGTCCCCCTCCCCGTACCCCCAGGCTCAAGGGAAGACTGGCAGTGGGCAGGACGTGCTCCCCCAGGCCCAGCTGGCAGTCAACTGCGTGGGCCGGACCACGGCAAAGCCAGACTTACCGTGGGCCCCACAGGCGTGGAGTGGCCGCTGGCGGGGGGTGAGCGGCTCACGGTGACCAGGGCCATAGGGCCTGGCGGGGGGACACCTGGGCCGGTCCGGGCACTTTGCCCTCCCACAGCTCTACCGACAGTCCCTGCCCCGCAGGACCAGGAAGGAAAGACCGGAGCCACCAGGGCCTGGCACCTCCTCGGGGGCGGCCCTTAAAGGGCCAGACACTCGTCCAGCCCAGCCTGCGGAGCCAGCACGGAGCGGCCGCAGCCCCTCCCTTCGCGACTCCTCCGGTTGGGTCGCCTCGCCCCCGCCCCCGGAGAGATTGGGGGCGGACCCGGGGCGGGGCGCAGGTGCGGAGCGCTGCCGGAGGGAAGTGTCCAGAGGTCCTGCAACTTGCAGGCTTCGTTCTGGGGTTGGTCCCTCCTCCCGGGAGGGAGGcgtccctgcccctgccctcccggCTCCGCCCACTTAGGTCACCTGAGTTCTGCTTTGGACCTCAACGGCGCTATTACCTAGAGGAGATGGATGGGTCCCAGGGAGGCGGGGCTGGGGACACAGGTCTTGGAGAGGATCAAACACAGTGAGTCTTAAGTTGGGGGGGCACCCCCAAATTATTTCTCCTTGCTGATTGGCCCTCCTGCTTCCACTCTGTGCACGAATCATTGGAAGACATGCAGAGCTTCAGGGGGAATCAGGCGGCGTGTAGAACTAACCCTTGCAGCTCACGGGGGACCCTCAGGGCCACCTCGGAGGTAAGCAGGGCTGAGCTGCAGCAGAGGGAAGTGACTTGTCCGAAACTAATCGGATAGAAGATGCTGGGGTCAGTGCAGGAACCCAGACCTGGGGCGCAGGGGCTCCTCCCAGCTGGCTGGGGCTAGTCTggaggccccgcccctccccctcttgGACAGGAGCACAGGTGGATTCTGGGAAAGACCCAGGGAGTCTGAGGAGGAACCTGGGTCTCCcacggggttggggtgggggggtggcggggaaACAGGCTCCAGGGAATCGAGGTTACAGAGCACCGACTCTGTAAGGGACTTAACCTATGTGGGTTCATTTCACCCTGGCAACAGGCCTGGGGAGTGGGTAGGGCCtaattttacagctgaggaaactgaggctcagagacactAAAGGGGCCtcagccaggattcaaacccagatccgCCGCCATTGCCCACAGCGTCTCCCCTCAGTgtcacctcccccgccccccgccccgtctccccatggagcagagtaAGTCTGCTGCTGAAAGTCTCTTTATTTCCACCTAGGTCTCCACCGCAGGCCCACCTCCAGGGCTCCAGGCCCCAAGCTCAGCAGCAGagagtttataaataaataagttacaaAAGCAGGTGGGGAGCAGCCCAGACAGCCCTCCCAGGGGCTCGGGGCTCAGTGCTCGGTGAGCGAGAGCTGCAGGATCCTCTCtaagtcctcctcctcctgctggccCCGGCGTTCCAGCTCCGCCTGCTCCCTCGAGGACAACTCCAGGGCCAGGCGAAGCTGTTCCTCAAAGCTTGGGGGTGCCGGGGCCGGGGGTGTCCTGTGAGGGGATTCTGGGCCACTGGGCTCTGTGGACATCCGCAGGCTTTCTTGGAGGGCCCTTCCAGACAAGGCGTGAGAGGGAGGGCAGACCAGTGAGCACTGGGGCTGGGGAAAAAGGCTAAGGGCAGGGTCACGGCTATGGAGGTTGTACAAGGGCAAGGACAGGGTGGCTGGGACGCGGGGTGAGGGGCCCCGTCTCCCCCATCCTCATGCTCCCTCCGGTGGTAGGCAGCACTGCTCACGAAGGGTGGCCCTGAAGAGGGCATGGGATCCCGGGACCCGcgcctccccactccccaccgccACCAGCCAaggaccaccccccccaccccgccccggctGGCAGCCTCCTTGGGGAAGGACAGGCCGGGACATGCTGGTAGGTCCTGGAGGGCCTCACCGCTCCAGCTGAAGCTGCTCCTCATAAGCGGCGGCCTGGGCAGGAGCCCCGGGCCGGGTGTTGGTCAGCGCTTCCCAGACGGTCACCTGCGGCAGACGAAGCCTGGAGCTGTCACGCCGGCCGCCCCTGCCAGCACCCAGGCGGGCTGGGCCTGCCCGCGTCCCACCTGCTCGGCCTCCGCGCCCGCCTCCAGCAGGCTCTGCCGGATGGCAAACTGCAGCAGGTCGTCGTCCTCGTCGCGGAGGGGCTCGCTGCGCTCCGCGCCCAGCACGCTGTACCCCTCGGGCACCTCGAACACAGCGGGGTCCACCTCGCACGGGAAAGGGCTCCCTGTGCAGGAGGAGGGCTGCACTCAGTCCCGGGGGCTCGGGGCTCAGGGGAGCGGGGCGGCCTCCCTGCCGCGCAGGTACCTGATCCCGGGCCGCCGGAGCCGGAGGCCGGCACCCACACGGAGCTCAGGGGCTCGTCGCAGCCACACAGGTTGCTGAAGGTGATGCGGGCGTTGAGCACGTGGAAGAGGGGAATCTCTGTGAGGAGGCAGTGAGCCTGAGCCACTGAGCCCTGGGGCCAGcggccaccccccgcccctggggCCGCAGGCCAGTCCTCACCAATCTTGACCGGGAAGCCAGGGGGGAGGCGCAGGGTGATGAAGTCACGCAGCTTGGCAAAGTGGGCGTTGCTGATGGCCATCAGGTCAATGATGGGTGTCACCTGGTCACCCAGGGAGAGCGGGTGCTCCTCACTCAGCCACAGTGTGGCCTTGAACCTGTACAGGACGTCAAGGAAGCTCTGGTGGCCGGTCTGCTAAGACTCACCTGCCCTGGACACCTGCTTTACTCACGCTCTCTGCCAAGCCTGAGCTGGCCTCCTGTCCGCTCAGctgtccccacctgcctcccccagggAGCTAATGTCCTTCTGGCCCTACTGCCCCAGCTGTCCCCCCAGGGTGGGAccctgagccctgagctggggcCTAGGGGAGCCTCAGCTCGTCTGGAAGAGGCGGGCAGGGCCGGGCTACTGGCTTCAGTCAGGGCCTCCTCCACAGCCCCGTCCTCCTCCTCGGCCCACAGCCGCCCAGCACCTCACATCTGCCGTATTTTGGGGTCCAGCAAAGCCCAGAGGACAGGACTACAGGGTCTGAAGCTCTGCTCTGCCACTCAGTGGCTGAGTCCACCTGCGGCCCCTGCGACAGTGCTGGGCCCATCGTAAGCTCTACGTCCTGGCTCCCCAGATGCTCCCAGTGCCCTGGTGAGCAGGTGGCGGCTAGTGTGACTGTTATTCTACTGAGGAGAACAGACTCTTGGAGGGGAAGACATTTCCTGGGGCCACAGAGTCCAGAGACGGTACAGCTATGaggcccttccctctgccccaagcTGGCACTGAACAGAGAACCATAAATGGGGGGTGGTGCCGCCcgcccattcattcactcattcgcCAAAGAAGTGTAACCAGTCCTCGGGGCCCAGCCCTGAGCTGGGCGCCAACAACCGCAGATAAGCAGACTTGACCCCAGTCCCCAAGGAGAACCTAGCAGGAAGCCGGCTGAGTGAGTAGATCTCCCCACTCTGGTGGGCCCCATGTGTGACAGGAGTCTGTAAGGGCTCAGGGGGACCACGCCAGCCAGGGTCCCCATCCCTGAGGGAAGTCCCCAAGCCAGCTGCAAGACCTCACCTCTGCACTTTGCTGGACATCTCAATGGGGCGGCCGATGTTTCTCGACTCCAGGCTGAAGTTGGGATCGAAGTATTCACTGGGGGAAATGGCTGTGGGGTTGGTGGGGCTGGCAGCCTGTTGCACAGAAGCCTGGGAGGGTCCCATGACCACACTCAGTGTTCAGGAGGGTGCCTGCCCGGCCCCACCCAGTGGGCCCCTGCCCGTGGCGCCCACCCCCCTGGGCCTGGCTCACCCCGCTGTGGGAGGAGTGCTGCTGGGCCATCCCGAGAAAGGACTGGAACGGAGTCTTCCCTGCTAAGGAGAAAGGGTGGAGCCCTTGAGGAGACTTTGGGCCACTGCCCCCAGaccgtcccctcccccaccccacccccatccactcCAGGAGCCTCCTGTGGGTGGGAGACAGAACACATGGGAACAGGGAGGCCTCCCAGCTTGTCCCAGAGGTTGCGGCCCCGACCCCGGACCAGGGACCCCAGCAGGCGGCGGGAGGCAGCAGGCAGGCGCACCTGGGTTTACCTTTGCTCCTCGACTTGTCCTGGTCCGAGAGGTGCTCCGTGCGGGTGCGTGTCACCAGCTCCACATTGGTGGCACTGTATacctggggagcaggggggaCACGGCAGGAGCTGAGGGCTCAGAGCCTGTTCCCCACACTCAGCCTCACCAGTGCAGGACCCAGGTCCTCCTCTCTACAGGGACAGACGGGCTCTCGCCCCCCACCACGGAGGAGGTGGTGGCTCTGAACCGTGGGGATTCAGTCGTGAGGGGAAAGCACTCCTCGTGTCATCTCGGTAACCGGGGTCAGGGCCCGTGCTGGGGTGATCCCTAACGTGCTCGGCGGGGCCTGGGCACTCGGGCCCCCCTGAGTTCCCACGGCCGCACCGGGCTCCCAGAGCCCATGGGCTGCGCTGTCTCTCCTCCACGTGGGTGGATGTGGAGAAGCGGAGGAGCTCCTGGGCCTCATCTcctaccccagcccccaccactaGCCTCTCCTGCCTTGGCCTCGTAGCCGCTAACGGTTTCCATCTTCTCAGACCGCCAGCCCCAGATACCACATTTGTTCCTGCAACAGACCAAACAGGAGCTCGTGAGGGCCGGTGCCCCTCGACCCTAGCCAgcgcctcccttctctctcccttccagagACCCCTTCCAATTTGCCTTCCCACTGTGAAACGCAAGGGCCTTGCGGAGGATGCCTGGACAGCCGGGGACACTCGAACAGGGACTGGGCACTAAACGGGTACTGAGGAATTATCAGTAACTTCGGTAGGCGTGATAATGGCGTTGGGGCTGGCTTTATAAACCTCCTGATCGGTTGGAGTAGTATGCAGAAGCATTTACTGTTAAAGTGACGTGACATCTGGGAGGTGCTTTAAAAATAGTCCAGGGAAGGGGCGCCGGGGTgcctagtgggttaagcatctgattttggctcaggtcatggtcctggggtcctgggatcgagccctgctcacTGGGGGtctacctgtctctctccctctgcccctccccccacatgtgctctctctcattctctctctcaaggaaataaaatcttaaaaaaaaaaaaaagtccaggggcacctgggtggctcagtgggttaaagcctctgccttcagctcaggtcatgatctcagggtcctgggatcaagccccgcatcgggctctctgctcagtggggagcctgcttcccctctctctctgcctgcctctctgcctacttgtgatctctgtcaaataaataaataaataaataaatagtccagggacgcctgggtggttcagtgggttaagcctctgccttcagctcaggtcatgatctcagggtcctgggatcgagccccgcattgggctctctgctcggcggggagcctgcttcccctgcttctctctctgcctgcctctctgcctccttgtgatctctctgtcaaacaaataaaatctttaaaaaaaaaaaaaaaagttggggcgcctaggaggctcagtggggtaaagcctctgactttggctcgggtcacgattcctgggtcctggaatggagccccacatcaggctctctgctcagcagggagccttcttcctcccctctctctctctctctctgcctacctctctgcctacttgtgatctctctcaaataaataaataaatacaattttcaaaaaaaaaaaaagtccagggaaggggcgcctgggggggttCCGTCAgctgagcgtccaactcttgattttggctgcggtcataatctcggg of Mustela nigripes isolate SB6536 chromosome 1, MUSNIG.SB6536, whole genome shotgun sequence contains these proteins:
- the ANKRD13D gene encoding ankyrin repeat domain-containing protein 13D isoform X3; translated protein: MAGPGPTFPLHRLVWANRHRELEAALHSRQHDIEQEDPRGRTPLELAVSLGNLESVRVLLRHNANVGKESCQGWAVLQEAVSTGDPEMVQLVLQYRDYQRATQRLAGIPELLNKLRQAPDFYVEMKWEFTSWVPLVSKMCPSDVYRVWKRGESLRVDTSLLGFEHMTWQRGRRSFIFKGREAGALVMEVDHDRQVVHTETLGLALHEPEALLAAMRPSEEHVASRLTSPIVSTHLDTRNVAFERNKCGIWGWRSEKMETVSGYEAKVYSATNVELVTRTRTEHLSDQDKSRSKAGKTPFQSFLGMAQQHSSHSGASVQQAASPTNPTAISPSEYFDPNFSLESRNIGRPIEMSSKVQRFKATLWLSEEHPLSLGDQVTPIIDLMAISNAHFAKLRDFITLRLPPGFPVKIEIPLFHVLNARITFSNLCGCDEPLSSVWVPASGSGGPGSGSPFPCEVDPAVFEVPEGYSVLGAERSEPLRDEDDDLLQFAIRQSLLEAGAEAEQVTVWEALTNTRPGAPAQAAAYEEQLQLERALQESLRMSTEPSGPESPHRTPPAPAPPSFEEQLRLALELSSREQAELERRGQQEEEDLERILQLSLTEH
- the ANKRD13D gene encoding ankyrin repeat domain-containing protein 13D isoform X4; amino-acid sequence: MVQLVLQYRDYQRATQRLAGIPELLNKLRQAPDFYVEMKWEFTSWVPLVSKMCPSDVYRVWKRGESLRVDTSLLGFEHMTWQRGRRSFIFKGREAGALVMEVDHDRQVVHTETLGLALHEPEALLAAMRPSEEHVASRLTSPIVSTHLDTRNVAFERNKCGIWGWRSEKMETVSGYEAKAGEVYSATNVELVTRTRTEHLSDQDKSRSKAGKTPFQSFLGMAQQHSSHSGASVQQAASPTNPTAISPSEYFDPNFSLESRNIGRPIEMSSKVQRFKATLWLSEEHPLSLGDQVTPIIDLMAISNAHFAKLRDFITLRLPPGFPVKIEIPLFHVLNARITFSNLCGCDEPLSSVWVPASGSGGPGSGSPFPCEVDPAVFEVPEGYSVLGAERSEPLRDEDDDLLQFAIRQSLLEAGAEAEQVTVWEALTNTRPGAPAQAAAYEEQLQLERALQESLRMSTEPSGPESPHRTPPAPAPPSFEEQLRLALELSSREQAELERRGQQEEEDLERILQLSLTEH
- the ANKRD13D gene encoding ankyrin repeat domain-containing protein 13D isoform X1, which codes for MAGPGPTFPLHRLVWANRHRELEAALHSRQHDIEQEDPRGRTPLELAVSLGNLESVRVLLRHNANVGKESCQGWAVLQEAVSTGDPEMVQLVLQYRDYQRATQRLAGIPELLNKLRQAPDFYVEMKWEFTSWVPLVSKMCPSDVYRVWKRGESLRVDTSLLGFEHMTWQRGRRSFIFKGREAGALVMEVDHDRQVVHTETLGLALHEPEALLAAMRPSEEHVASRLTSPIVSTHLDTRNVAFERNKCGIWGWRSEKMETVSGYEAKAGEVYSATNVELVTRTRTEHLSDQDKSRSKAGKTPFQSFLGMAQQHSSHSGASVQQAASPTNPTAISPSEYFDPNFSLESRNIGRPIEMSSKVQRFKATLWLSEEHPLSLGDQVTPIIDLMAISNAHFAKLRDFITLRLPPGFPVKIEIPLFHVLNARITFSNLCGCDEPLSSVWVPASGSGGPGSGSPFPCEVDPAVFEVPEGYSVLGAERSEPLRDEDDDLLQFAIRQSLLEAGAEAEQVTVWEALTNTRPGAPAQAAAYEEQLQLERALQESLRMSTEPSGPESPHRTPPAPAPPSFEEQLRLALELSSREQAELERRGQQEEEDLERILQLSLTEH
- the ANKRD13D gene encoding ankyrin repeat domain-containing protein 13D isoform X2 translates to MAGPGPTFPLHRLVWANRHRELEAALHSRQHDIEQEDPRGRTPLELAVSLGNLESVRVLLRHNANVGKESCQGWAVLQEAVSTGDPEMVQLVLQYRDYQRATQRLAGIPELLNKLRQAPDFYVEMKWEFTSWVPLVSKMCPSDVYRVWKRGESLRVDTSLLGFEHMTWQRGRRSFIFKGREAGALVMEVDHDRQVVHTETLGLALHEPEALLAAMRPSEEHVASRLTSPIVSTHLDTRNVAFERNKCGIWGWRSEKMETVSGYEAKAGEVYSATNVELVTRTRTEHLSDQDKSRSKGKTPFQSFLGMAQQHSSHSGASVQQAASPTNPTAISPSEYFDPNFSLESRNIGRPIEMSSKVQRFKATLWLSEEHPLSLGDQVTPIIDLMAISNAHFAKLRDFITLRLPPGFPVKIEIPLFHVLNARITFSNLCGCDEPLSSVWVPASGSGGPGSGSPFPCEVDPAVFEVPEGYSVLGAERSEPLRDEDDDLLQFAIRQSLLEAGAEAEQVTVWEALTNTRPGAPAQAAAYEEQLQLERALQESLRMSTEPSGPESPHRTPPAPAPPSFEEQLRLALELSSREQAELERRGQQEEEDLERILQLSLTEH